The nucleotide window CATTTACTGAGCATTTACATCATACACATAAACAATTTCACCGTCAATCCTACTCTATCATTTTAAGCGCTCCACATAAAAAATTTCCCTTTAAAAAGTAAGGATTCCCCATAACAAATGTGAACTTTCCCCGCAAGAAAAAATATCCCGTTTTGACCTGGAAGTAGAAGTTTGTAATAGCAGGTAGTTGTCATTCCCACTGTTTACAAGACTCACTCCACATGACATCAAAACGGGATATGCACTATTTTCTATCGTATGCAAAGAGCTCGATTAAAGCCCCTTCTCTTCTAATAAATTTACAATTTCTCGGTTAAATGCAGGTAAATCATCCGGTGTGCGGCTTGTTACAAGCTGTTTTTGACAAACGAATACTTCTTCATCATGGAATTTTACCCCTGCATATTCCATATCGACTTTAATCGATTTATAGCCTGTCGCATCGCGTCCCTCTAATGACTTTGCTGTAATTAGCAGCTGTGGTCCATGGCAAATTGCAAAGACAGGTTTCTTCTCATCCATAAAATACTTTGCAAATGCTACAACACGCTCATCATCACGCAGTAAATCCGGCGAAAAACCACCTGGAATAAATAACGCATCGAAGTCCTGCGGGTTTGCCTCTGCTACCCCTTTATCAATCTGAACTGTCGCCTCGCCATTTTTACCAGTAACCGATTTATTGCCTTCTTTATCGATCGTTACAATTGTATGCCCTGCAGCCTCTAGTGCCTGTTTCGGACTTGTGAACTCCACATCTTCAAACTTGTCAGTAATTAATGTTGCAATTTTAGCCAATGTAAAACACTCCTTCGTCTTATTAGGATACTTTATTTTGTTTCCCATAATTCTTGAAAATGAAACATATTTACATGAGTCACGTTTCTTTATTAGAGCAAATGTTAATAGTTTCAAATCGATTTCAACAAATGGTAGAACAGTTTAAGTATTCATTAGAACAGTAAAATTTATAACTGGTTTTAAGCGGAAAAAGGTTATTTTGTCATCTTGAGTGAACCTGGAGTTCATTTTATTAGAATAGTGGAGGTGATATGAGAAGAACGGTATGTTATTAGAACTTTTTTATGGAATTTCTAACCCGCATATTGGAAAATTCATTATAAAAACACCGGAAGCAATGTTTCCATTGCTTCCGGTGCTGTCCAGTCAATTTATTCAGCTAAACCCATTTCTGTACGAACTACATCTGCAATGCGTGCTACATAGTTTTCGCAAGCCTCTTCAGAAGCTGCTTCCACCATAACGCGTACTAAAGGCTCCGTACCTGAAGGGCGTACTAATACACGGCCATTTCCTGCCATTTCCGCTTCTACTTCAGCGATGACAGCGGCAACTTTTTCATTTTGTGTAACAGCATGTTTGTCTGTTACACGCACGTTTACTAATTTCTGCGGGTAAATCGTCATTTCCGCCGCAAGTTCAGAAAGTTTTTTACCTGTTGCCTTCATAATATTCACTAACTGAATACCTGTCAGCAAACCGTCGCCTGTCGTATTGTAATCTAAAAATACGATGTGACCCGATTGCTCGCCACCTAAGTTATAATCATTTGCACGCATTTCTTCCACAACATAGCGGTCTCCAACTGCTGTTTGAACACTTGTCATTTCGTTGTCTTCAAGCGCTTTGTAGAAGCCCATGTTACTCATAACTGTAGAAACTATCGTGCCTTTGTTTAAGCGGCCTTTTGCGTGTAAATATTTTCCGATGATGAACATAATCTGGTCACCGTCAACAATCGTACCGTTTTCATCTACAGCGATTAAACGGTCGCCATCTCCATCAAATGCTAAACCGACATCCGCGCCGCGCTCCGCGACAAATGCAGCTAATTTTTCAGGATGTGTTGAACCGAC belongs to Solibacillus sp. FSL W7-1436 and includes:
- a CDS encoding type 1 glutamine amidotransferase domain-containing protein — encoded protein: MAKIATLITDKFEDVEFTSPKQALEAAGHTIVTIDKEGNKSVTGKNGEATVQIDKGVAEANPQDFDALFIPGGFSPDLLRDDERVVAFAKYFMDEKKPVFAICHGPQLLITAKSLEGRDATGYKSIKVDMEYAGVKFHDEEVFVCQKQLVTSRTPDDLPAFNREIVNLLEEKGL
- the glmM gene encoding phosphoglucosamine mutase, with the translated sequence MGKYFGTDGVRGVANSELTPELAFKLGRIGGYVLTKDAKDRPKVLIGRDTRISGEMLEGALVAGLLSIGAEVMRLGVISTPGVAYLTRVMNAEAGVMISASHNPVADNGIKFFGPDGFKLTDAQEEEIERILDAEEDTLPRPVGAAVGSVTDYFEGGQKYISYLKQTVEEDFEGLHVALDCAHGATSSLATHLFADLEADISTMGASPDGLNINEGVGSTHPEKLAAFVAERGADVGLAFDGDGDRLIAVDENGTIVDGDQIMFIIGKYLHAKGRLNKGTIVSTVMSNMGFYKALEDNEMTSVQTAVGDRYVVEEMRANDYNLGGEQSGHIVFLDYNTTGDGLLTGIQLVNIMKATGKKLSELAAEMTIYPQKLVNVRVTDKHAVTQNEKVAAVIAEVEAEMAGNGRVLVRPSGTEPLVRVMVEAASEEACENYVARIADVVRTEMGLAE